One window from the genome of Alkalihalobacillus sp. LMS6 encodes:
- a CDS encoding urea amidolyase associated protein UAAP1, with the protein MSWFKSLRPGEKWSGIIRKGKKITIKINGTNANLGMMVFCADRKDERYNMPDTLKAQHTSMLTKGHLLMSDNGRAMVSIIEDSLGWHDPISSYTTRDSTNEQYGVTSFQTELNECKRNGEENFLMELVRQGYEKKDLGPVVNLFSKLSYDESGAITFEEDHGQSGDYIVLRTEVDSVFFFSNTPHPLSQSRHYPTAEIEWHITDAVEIGDDDLCVNHCEENRRAFENTWQDEQLAGKSNQDVFVNQ; encoded by the coding sequence ATGAGTTGGTTTAAGTCGCTACGCCCAGGAGAAAAGTGGTCCGGGATTATTCGAAAAGGAAAGAAGATCACCATAAAAATAAATGGCACAAACGCCAATCTTGGCATGATGGTGTTTTGTGCAGATCGTAAGGATGAACGGTACAACATGCCAGACACGTTAAAAGCACAGCACACGTCGATGTTGACGAAAGGTCATCTTCTTATGAGCGATAATGGGCGAGCCATGGTGAGCATCATTGAAGACTCACTTGGCTGGCACGACCCGATTAGTAGCTATACAACTAGAGATTCAACGAATGAACAGTACGGGGTGACGAGTTTTCAGACAGAGTTAAACGAGTGCAAACGAAACGGAGAAGAAAATTTTTTAATGGAGCTTGTTCGTCAAGGGTACGAAAAAAAAGACTTAGGACCAGTCGTCAATTTGTTTTCAAAGCTATCTTACGATGAAAGTGGTGCCATCACGTTTGAGGAGGATCATGGTCAAAGTGGTGATTATATCGTGTTACGAACAGAAGTGGACAGTGTGTTCTTTTTCTCAAACACGCCACATCCATTAAGCCAAAGTCGTCATTACCCAACTGCAGAAATCGAATGGCACATTACCGATGCAGTGGAGATTGGAGACGACGATTTATGCGTGAATCATTGCGAGGAAAATCGTCGTGCGTTTGAAAATACGTGGCAAGACGAACAGCTGGCAGGAAAGTCAAATCAAGATGTATTTGTAAATCAATAA
- a CDS encoding urea amidolyase associated protein UAAP2, whose product MFTTSLTKSSMNPADAVYENVVPAGEGWMYELKEGQVFRIVDETGNQAADTLFYDTHEPSDHYSAVRTVTAQQNVYLTTGSVLRAESGKPLVEIVADTVGRHDTLGGACSSQSNTVRYAHDRAYMHNCRDTFMLELAKYDKGFTKRDLAPNVNFFMNVPITSEGGLSFADGLSHKGAYVEMVAHADTTVLISNCPQLNNPCSGFNPTPIRLYIWNKK is encoded by the coding sequence ATGTTCACAACGTCACTAACAAAAAGCTCTATGAATCCTGCCGATGCAGTCTATGAAAACGTCGTGCCTGCAGGAGAAGGCTGGATGTATGAATTAAAAGAAGGACAAGTGTTTCGAATCGTCGATGAAACGGGGAATCAGGCGGCGGATACGTTGTTTTACGATACGCACGAACCGAGTGATCATTATAGTGCCGTCAGGACGGTGACCGCTCAGCAAAATGTCTACTTAACAACAGGTAGCGTGCTTCGCGCTGAATCAGGCAAGCCCTTAGTAGAAATCGTGGCAGATACAGTCGGGCGTCACGATACATTAGGAGGCGCGTGTTCTTCACAAAGCAACACCGTCCGTTATGCGCATGATCGGGCGTATATGCATAATTGCCGAGATACATTTATGCTTGAGCTTGCTAAATACGACAAAGGATTTACGAAGCGTGATTTAGCACCAAACGTTAACTTTTTTATGAATGTACCAATTACATCAGAAGGTGGATTGTCCTTTGCTGATGGACTGTCCCATAAAGGGGCGTACGTAGAAATGGTTGCACATGCAGATACAACCGTTCTGATCTCAAATTGTCCACAGCTGAATAATCCGTGCTCAGGTTTTAACCCGACACCAATTAGACTGTACATCTGGAATAAAAAATAG
- the uca gene encoding urea carboxylase has product MVQRVLIANRGTIATRISRTLKKMGIESVAVYTEADETSLHVQQADNAICIGDGPVQDSYTNTEKIIQVAKETHCDAIHPGYGFLSENDRFAETCKAEGLIFIGPTPSQLRQFGLKHEARKLAVEADVPLLPGTEVLTSVHEAIDLAEDIGYPVMLKSSAGGGGIGMRICQNQEDIRTNFERVSHLSSQHFNRADVFLEKYIETARHVEVQIFGSQSGDVVAVGERDCSIQRRNQKVIEEAPAPNLSHTIREKMHQAAVALAKTVGYQSAGTVEFLYDEKTESFYFLEMNTRLQVEHGVTEEVYGIDLVEWMVLESIGEWQVPPTLEVKGHSIQARIYAEDALLDFRPSTGTLDDVRLSSKTRNETWVEKGTTISSYYDPMLGKVIAKGETREEARLKLLEALEETRFYGLTSNVNYLENILRDEKFEKEHVYTTFLDSFQAEERALEVLDGGVQTSVQDFPSRLGHWDVGIPPSGPMDPLNFRIGNQLLGNKEEAAGLEMTLSGGSYRFRTSVAFVVTGADMKAELDGVPVKPYEVMEAQAQSILSFQQADLGMRTYLLIEGGLNVASLLGSKSTFSLGGFGGHGGRELRTGDVLRIAQVESAMEKQIYEQTPELTHEWEIGAILGPHSSSDYMDEAYIKQILETEFEVHFNSSRTGVRLIGPGPLWAREDGGEAGLHPSNIHDNAYAIGTLDLTGDTPILLGPDGPSLGGFVCPVTTIAAERWKIGQLKPGDKVRFQLVTFEEATSFYHKQETFIKEGLRLPALQENNKEWSGAYPILYEEDHSLPLHMTIRAAGDAYLLIEFGEMELNLRYRFQAHLLMEAIKDADEFHVFDLTPGIRSLQVHIDLSKTTVHEVTKRIIAIHADLPPLEEVEVPSRIVRLPLSWDDPSAQLAMERYEHNVRKDAPWCPDNIEFIRRINGLDEREDVYQTVFDANYLVMGLGDVYLGAPVATPTDPRHRLVTTKYNPARTWTPESAVGIGGAYMCIYGLEGPGGYQLFGRTLQVWNHKKPSKSFEEGKPWLLRFFDQINYYPVTEKELTAIRKKMELGQYEVEIEETTFKLADYLAFLEGIEEERKAYKDHQQAAFQQEREDWKEKGIAEYVTEAPSAEVDEEALLPDGVEPMKSSMPGSVWKVLVKPGQFVKEGEALVIEESMKMEFPQLATQSGVVHEVYVKPGDEVQAGTRIVSIRAESEVVSS; this is encoded by the coding sequence ATGGTACAACGTGTGTTAATTGCAAACCGAGGAACCATTGCAACGCGCATTAGTCGAACGCTGAAAAAAATGGGCATTGAATCGGTTGCCGTCTATACAGAAGCAGATGAGACAAGTCTTCATGTTCAACAAGCAGACAACGCGATTTGTATAGGAGATGGTCCGGTTCAAGATAGCTACACAAATACGGAGAAAATCATTCAAGTAGCAAAAGAAACTCATTGCGATGCGATTCACCCGGGTTATGGATTTTTAAGTGAGAATGATCGATTTGCGGAAACATGTAAAGCAGAAGGACTGATCTTTATCGGACCGACGCCTAGTCAGCTTAGACAATTTGGTTTAAAACATGAGGCAAGGAAGCTCGCGGTAGAAGCAGATGTTCCTTTACTACCAGGCACTGAAGTCTTAACGTCTGTTCATGAAGCAATCGATTTAGCGGAGGACATCGGTTATCCAGTCATGTTGAAAAGTTCTGCAGGCGGTGGTGGGATTGGCATGCGCATTTGCCAGAACCAAGAAGATATACGAACAAATTTTGAACGAGTATCGCATTTATCCTCTCAACATTTTAATCGAGCAGACGTCTTTTTGGAAAAATACATTGAAACTGCACGCCATGTTGAAGTCCAAATTTTTGGAAGTCAGTCTGGAGATGTGGTTGCAGTTGGAGAGCGAGATTGTTCGATTCAAAGACGTAACCAGAAAGTGATTGAAGAAGCACCGGCGCCAAACCTTAGTCACACGATACGAGAAAAAATGCATCAAGCGGCAGTTGCTTTAGCGAAGACGGTTGGCTACCAAAGTGCAGGGACAGTAGAATTTCTCTACGATGAAAAGACGGAATCCTTTTACTTTTTAGAAATGAATACTCGACTTCAAGTGGAGCATGGTGTGACAGAAGAAGTTTACGGAATCGATCTTGTTGAATGGATGGTGCTGGAATCGATCGGTGAGTGGCAAGTGCCGCCAACACTTGAGGTTAAAGGACATAGCATCCAAGCTCGTATCTATGCTGAGGATGCGCTGCTTGATTTTAGACCGAGTACAGGAACCCTCGATGATGTTCGGCTCAGTTCAAAAACGAGAAACGAGACTTGGGTGGAGAAAGGTACGACCATTTCGTCGTATTATGATCCAATGCTTGGGAAAGTGATTGCAAAAGGAGAGACGCGTGAGGAGGCGCGGTTGAAATTACTTGAGGCGTTAGAGGAGACGCGTTTTTACGGGCTGACTTCGAATGTAAACTACCTCGAAAACATTCTGCGGGATGAGAAGTTTGAAAAAGAGCATGTGTACACCACGTTTCTTGATTCTTTTCAAGCGGAAGAACGAGCACTTGAAGTACTAGATGGAGGTGTGCAAACATCTGTCCAAGATTTTCCGAGTCGATTAGGGCATTGGGATGTCGGAATTCCGCCAAGTGGTCCAATGGATCCACTTAATTTTCGAATTGGCAATCAATTGCTTGGCAACAAAGAGGAAGCAGCGGGTCTTGAGATGACGTTAAGTGGTGGGTCTTATCGCTTTCGAACGAGCGTTGCTTTCGTCGTCACAGGCGCTGATATGAAAGCCGAATTGGATGGCGTTCCAGTAAAACCATATGAGGTCATGGAGGCTCAGGCACAAAGCATTTTATCCTTTCAGCAAGCGGATTTAGGGATGCGTACGTATTTGCTTATCGAAGGTGGCCTTAATGTGGCCTCTTTATTAGGAAGTAAATCTACTTTTTCCCTTGGTGGTTTCGGCGGTCATGGTGGACGAGAGTTGCGGACAGGAGATGTACTGCGAATAGCGCAAGTAGAATCGGCGATGGAGAAACAAATCTATGAGCAGACGCCGGAACTAACGCACGAGTGGGAGATTGGAGCTATTTTAGGGCCACATAGTTCAAGTGATTATATGGATGAAGCGTACATCAAACAGATACTTGAGACAGAGTTTGAAGTGCATTTTAATAGCTCTAGAACCGGTGTCCGTTTAATTGGTCCAGGTCCTTTGTGGGCGAGAGAAGACGGAGGAGAAGCGGGACTTCATCCATCTAATATCCACGATAACGCTTATGCGATTGGTACGCTAGATCTGACAGGGGATACACCGATTTTACTAGGTCCAGATGGTCCGAGTTTAGGAGGGTTTGTTTGTCCAGTGACGACGATAGCAGCGGAACGATGGAAAATTGGCCAACTAAAGCCTGGTGATAAGGTCCGTTTTCAACTCGTCACATTTGAAGAAGCGACATCGTTTTATCACAAACAAGAAACGTTCATAAAAGAGGGATTGCGGTTACCGGCGTTACAAGAAAATAACAAAGAATGGTCAGGGGCGTACCCAATTTTATATGAAGAGGATCACTCACTTCCGTTACACATGACGATTCGAGCTGCTGGAGATGCCTATCTCTTAATCGAATTTGGCGAAATGGAGTTGAACTTACGCTATCGTTTCCAAGCCCATCTGTTAATGGAAGCGATAAAAGATGCAGATGAGTTTCATGTATTCGATCTAACACCGGGTATTCGCTCGCTCCAAGTTCATATTGATCTTAGTAAAACAACGGTCCACGAGGTAACAAAAAGAATTATCGCTATTCATGCTGACTTACCTCCTCTTGAAGAAGTAGAGGTGCCGTCACGAATTGTCCGTCTGCCCTTATCATGGGATGACCCTTCTGCACAACTGGCAATGGAGCGTTATGAACACAATGTTCGAAAAGATGCCCCGTGGTGTCCAGATAATATTGAGTTCATCCGTAGAATAAATGGGTTAGACGAGCGAGAAGATGTTTATCAAACCGTTTTCGATGCCAATTATTTAGTGATGGGTCTAGGTGACGTCTACCTAGGCGCACCAGTTGCGACACCGACAGATCCGAGACATCGTCTTGTTACAACAAAATACAATCCTGCTCGAACGTGGACTCCAGAGAGTGCAGTCGGTATTGGCGGCGCGTATATGTGTATTTACGGCTTGGAAGGACCTGGAGGTTATCAATTATTTGGACGGACGCTCCAAGTTTGGAACCACAAGAAACCTTCGAAGAGCTTTGAAGAAGGAAAGCCATGGTTGCTTCGCTTCTTTGACCAAATTAACTATTATCCAGTTACAGAAAAAGAATTAACAGCGATTCGGAAAAAAATGGAGCTCGGTCAATATGAAGTGGAAATTGAAGAAACAACGTTCAAGTTAGCGGATTATCTGGCGTTTTTAGAAGGAATTGAAGAAGAACGAAAAGCGTATAAAGATCATCAACAGGCTGCCTTTCAACAAGAACGAGAAGATTGGAAGGAAAAAGGCATCGCAGAGTATGTGACAGAAGCGCCATCTGCAGAAGTGGACGAAGAAGCGTTGTTACCTGACGGAGTGGAACCAATGAAAAGCTCAATGCCAGGTAGTGTATGGAAAGTCCTCGTCAAACCAGGTCAATTTGTGAAAGAAGGCGAGGCGTTAGTCATTGAAGAATCGATGAAAATGGAGTTTCCTCAGCTAGCAACACAATCAGGTGTTGTTCACGAAGTCTATGTGAAGCCGGGTGATGAGGTTCAAGCAGGAACGCGAATTGTATCGATTCGAGCAGAAAGCGAGGTCGTTTCATCATGA